One window of Ziziphus jujuba cultivar Dongzao chromosome 5, ASM3175591v1 genomic DNA carries:
- the LOC107421312 gene encoding VIN3-like protein 1, whose product MTEQPVKKSKGSKNQESGRTFRQATNNQPSRKQPRKGECPASQLPSAAAKSQEVTSSDTWICRNSACRAVLSLADSFCRRCSCCICQLFDDNKDPSLWLVCTSKIDKLELCGMSCHIECAIQKQKVGVVSHGQLMQLDGSYCCASCGKVSGILECWKKQLVIAKDARRLDVLCYRISLSHRLLDGTCRFKELHEIVSDAKSKLEEEVGPVGGVSAKMGRGIVSRLSVAADVHNLCSLAINKADAWIISSSGVDLNHRDSLPTVLGIIFEEVTSLSLVIVLKELDALPGLVKGYKVWYYQSTEEASLKEPMCVFPKSVKRIPISNLQPSTEYIFQIIPYTDSGDLNHSEAKCFTKSVETVNQNSEGEVGFGARNNASKNEDGPSSTEKEFDGNTTHCSMSFNVHNLEKFKQPVLFKEKGYLDGFCSVDVEECCGRTSSVKHDTPRKETQALNSCELDLNVTSVPDLNAEVTPALESSKDEDDGCTLERGFEAEDDAISHDLEKTIRSISSGHDDSQTCEIRPTRGVSVFAFQPEFCTKQTSSPKNDNNDCVSTLIDGSPSQFYGEMCHLDSSYEFCVKIIRALEQEGHIEQEFRMKFLTWFSLRSTKQERRVVYTFIQTLMDEPRSLAAQLVDSFSHIITCKRHGSGLCTKLWH is encoded by the exons ATGACTGAACAGCCTGTTAAGAAAAGTAAAGGTTCTAAGAATCAAGAGTCAGGTAGAACTTTCAGGCAAGCAACAAACAATCAGCCGTCTAGGAAGCAGCCAAGAAAGGGGGAATGCCCAGCTTCTCAACTTCCATCAGCTGCGGCAAAGTCTCAAGAAGTTACATCTTCAGATACATGGATTTGTCGAAATTCTGCTTGTAGAGCAGTCCTATCCTTGGCTGATTCATTCTGCAGGAGATGCTCTTGCTGCATCTGTCAGTTATTTGATGACAACAAAGACCCTAGTCTTTGGTTAGTTTGCACATCTAAGATTGACAAGCTAGAATTGTGTGGAATGTCTTGCCATATTGAATGTGCAATACAAAAGCAGAAAGTTGGGGTTGTCAGTCATGGGCAGTTAATGCAACTAGATGGGAGTTACTGCTGTGCTTCTTGTGGAAAAGTTTCGGGTATTCTTGA atgttGGAAAAAGCAGCTGGTGATAGCTAAGGATGCAAGGCGCCTTGATGTTCTTTGCTATAGAATATCATTGAGTCATAGACTACTAGATGGGACTTGCAGGTTTAAAGAACTCCATGAAATTGTAAGTGATGCCAAGAGTAAGCTTGAAGAAGAAGTTGGCCCTGTGGGTGGAGTTTCTGCCAAGATGGGACGTGGCATTGTGAGCAGACTCTCTGTTGCTGCTGACGTGCACAATCTCTGCTCCCTTGCCATCAATAAAGCAGATGCATGGATTATCTCCAGTTCTGGTGTTGATCTAAATCACAGAG ACTCGCTTCCTACTGTTCTTGGaattatttttgaagaagtAACATCTTTGTCCCTGGTAATTGTTTTGAAAGAACTGGATGCTTTACCTGGGTTAGTTAAGGGCTATAAAGTCTGGTACTATCAAAGCACAGAAGAAGCATCCTTGAAGGAGCCTATGTGTGTTTTCCCAAAATCTGTGAAAAGGATTCCAATATCAAATTTGCAACCTTCTACTGAGTACATATTCCAAATAATTCCATATACAGATTCTGGAGACTTAAATCATTCTGAAGCCAAGTGTTTCACTAAAAGTGTGGAGACGGTCAATCAGAATTCTGAAGGGGAAGTTGGTTTTGGTGCTAGAAATAATGCATCTAAAAATGAAGATGGTCCTTCCAGCACTGAAAAGGAATTTGATGGAAACACAACCCATTGCTCAATGAGTTTTAACGTCCACAATCTTGAGAAGTTCAAACAACCTGTTTTATTTAAAGAGAAAGGATATCTTGATGGTTTTTGCAGTGTGGATGTGGAAGAATGCTGCGGTAGGACCAGTTCAGTGAAACATGATACTCCTAGAAAAGAAACCCAGGCACTGAATTCATGTGAGCTTGATTTAAATGTCACTTCCGTGCCTGATCTTAATGCAGAAGTAACACCAGCATTAGAGTCCTctaaagatgaagatgatggatGTACTTTGGAGAGGGGTTTTGAGGCTGAGGATGATGCTATTTCACATGACTTGGAAAAAACTATCAGATCAATATCAAGTGGCCATGACGATTCACAGACCTGTGAGATTAGACCAACGAGAGGTGTCTCTGTGTTTGCCTTCCAACCAGAGTTCTGCACTAAACAAACATCTAGCCCAAAAAATGACAACAATGATTGTGTTAGCACTTTGATTGATGGGTCTCCTTCACAATTCTATGGTGAAATGTGTCATCTGGACAGTAGCTATGAGTTCTGTGTCAAGATCATTCGAGCACTAGAGCAAGAAGGCCACATTGAACAAGAATtcaggatgaaatttttgactTGGTTCAGCTTGAGATCAACCAAGCAAGAGCGCAGGGTTGTTTATACATTTATCCAAACCTTAATGGATGAACCTAGAAGTTTGGCTGCCCAGTTAGTTGACTCATTTTCTCATATTATAACATGCAAGAGGCATGGTAGTGGTTTGTGTACGAAGCTGTGGCATTGA
- the LOC107421307 gene encoding uncharacterized protein LOC107421307: protein MENRIENSHGTEIPRKSRSLDLKSLYKSKVVKEATRNKNLKRKTSADDVNDSRDRKKKKSIKEVSLSSLKNVNSNSKKSLDKVHDSTLSSTLYDSKDLKLEGNQKSKSSIGFNSVSSLSLDNNVIQIPKRKRGLVGRKKFKGEDVVKQQGQSDRKINLVDQTSKLSGDESESRTEPRNVECKKDYDDFKENRNNESNSARQSAEEDSRTGHLAVSNCDSSKKKSQRKRSKRKDLAPNSKSAAKVAEPLVDNSSKIGNVSHEDDEENLEENAARMLSSRFDPSCTGFPSNAKGTALQSVTGLSFLLSTGEDYVSHGSKSFSGSESPSVDTAARILRPRKQHKAKGHSRKRRHFYEVFFGDLDAHWVLNRRIKVFWPLDQSWYYGLVNDYDKERKLHHVKYDDRDEEWIDLQNERFKLLLFPSEVPGKVERRKPKVQKSSPDEIKGSLKPRKEKEKRDLTTEDDGCMGSYMDSEPIISWLARSTRRVKSPSRAVKKQKTSSLSFKSVPQILPDEAVNVLHGSLRKGRSEVNRNCEFPDKLIDVTKQQKSALESTSCSKDSKSPIVYFRRRFRKTCLELSHTSEGNHGSRHPLGSVISYAPEGDGSGELEKPDVLSEILEPSRTLWYTDDVGLLKLTSPLIESGKFKVNLRYPVRSFLNDSFGAENLWLFRAFWLFHHGALMITWPRVHLEMLFVDNVVGLRFLLFEGCLEQALAFVFLVLSIFQQPNEQRRYVELQLPATSIRFKLTCSQHLRKQLVFAFYNYSGIKNSKWIYLDYKLKRHCLLTKQLPLSECTYDNIQTLQNGSKHSSVTTFCGQLSPIKGLQKRTRQGVKFMGSSKESAFVNISHSSSRFDEMYRKLPPLALSFTAAPTFFLSLHLKLLMEHCLARISFQDHDSVENPENSGCLMVDGCSSVEKCSNNGSGIILEENLKGSVCDADAAASDGWFSCSKPDLEADFSVSSNRGCIKSSEHYQNGNLHVSERSAGSIFPETTGTDAIVQLQAWQSNHLESDQFDLSRKPLIDGDKSNTASSSFLNGLSIEIPPCNQFEKSVDGELHSIQQPTDFSCNNGGIVPSPNPTAPRSTWHRNRSSTSSFGYLSHGWSDGKADTFQNGFSNGPKKPRTQVSYTLPFGGYDLNSKQKSIQKGIANKRIRRANEKRLSDVCRGPPRNLELLSCDANVLITAGDRGWRECGAQVLLELFERNEWKLSVKISGITKYSYKAHQFLQPGSTNRFTHAMMWKGGKDWILEFPDRSQWALFKEMHEECYNRNIRAASVKNIPIPGVRLIEESDDNGTEIAFIRSSSKYFRHVGTDVEMALDPCRVLYDMDSDDEQFILNIENSSECMNGCLGKISEEIFEKTMDMFEKAAFARQVDQFTSDEIEELVAGVGPMNVIKPIYEHWLQKRQKNGMPLIRHLQPPSWERYQQQVKEWELAMSKINATIPNGCQERAAPIEKPPMFAFCLKPRGLEVPNKGSKQRSQRKLSVTGHNNASFVEQDGYHSFGRRLNGFAFGDEKVVYPGHSYEYLDDSPLAQTSPRVFSPRDAGGMLMISDGLDRNPLHKLQRSKSKKQGAIISSNDSQMMAMYSHRMVGHRNGVHRWNMGFSEWPGRRNYQLEGSQRLLVEQLDSSDIDEFKLRDASGAAQHALNMAKLKREKAQRLLYRADLAIHKAVVALMTAEAIKASTEDSNGDG from the exons ATGGAAAATAGAATAGAAAATTCACATGGCACTGAAATTCCGAGGAAATCGAGATCTTTGGATCTTAAGAGTTTGTATAAATCCAAGGTTGTAAAGGAGGCAACCCGAAACAAGAACTTGAAGAGAAAGACCAGTGCAGATGATGTTAATGATAGTAGGgataggaagaaaaagaagagtatAAAGGAGGTGTCTCTCAGTAGTCTGAAGAATGTCAATAGTAATAGCAAAAAGAGTTTAGATAAAGTACATGATAGTACGTTGAGCTCCACTTTGTATGATTCGAAGGACCTGAAGTTGGAAGGGAATCAGAAGTCAAAAAGCAGTATTGGGTTTAATAGTGTTTCATCGCTTAGTTTGGATAATAATGTTATTCAAATTCCTAAGCGTAAGCGGGGTTTAGTGGGGCGAAAGAAGTTCAAAGGTGAAGATGTGGTGAAGCAACAAGGCCAGTCTGATAGAAAAATTAATCTTGTTGATCAGACTAGTAAATTAAGTGGTGATGAGTCGGAATCTCGAACCGAGCCAAGGAATGTTGAATGTAAGAAAGATTATGATGATTTCAAGGAAAACAGGAATAATGAGTCTAATTCAGCAAGACAATCGGCAGAAGAAGACAGCCGAACTGGTCATTTAGCAGTTAGCAATTGTGATTCATCTAAGAAAAAGTCACAAAGGAAGCGCAGTAAAAGAAAAGATTTGGCTCCAAATAGTAAAAGTGCTGCAAAGGTAGCTGAGCCTTTGGTTGATAATTCTAGTAAGATAGGCAATGTTTCGCATGAAGACGATGAGGAGAATCTTGAAGAAAACGCTGCAAGGATGCTTTCATCACGGTTTGATCCTAGTTGTACTGGATTTCCATCAAATGCCAAGGGTACTGCATTGCAGTCTGTGACTGGGTTGTCTTTTCTTTTATCTACTGGTGAGGATTATGTTAGTCATGGATCTAAGTCTTTCTCTGGATCAGAATCTCCATCAGTTGATACTGCTGCTAGAATTTTGCGTCCAAGGAAACAGCACAAAGCAAAGGGACATTCAAGGAAAAGACGCCATTTTTATGAAGTTTTCTTTGGTGATTTGGATGCTCATTGGGTACTGAACCGGAGAATTAAGGTGTTTTGGCCATTAGACCAGAGTTGGTATTACGGCCTTGTGAATGATtatgataaagaaagaaaacttcATCATGTCAAATATGATGACCGTGATGAGGAATGGATTGACCTTCAAAATGAGAGGTTCAAACTCTTGCTATTTCCTAGTGAAGTTCCTGGTAAGGTGGAGCGTAGAAAACCAAAGGTCCAAAAGAGTAGTCCTGATGAGATAAAAGGAAGCTTGAAGcccagaaaagaaaaggaaaagagagactTGACTACAGAGGATGATGGCTGCATGGGCAGCTATATGGATTCAGAGCCCATTATTTCTTGGTTGGCTCGGTCTACTCGTCGGGTCAAATCTCCTTCCAGGGCtgttaaaaaacagaaaacatccAGTCTATCCTTCAAATCTGTGCCACAAATTTTACCTGATGAAGCTGTCAATGTCCTGCATGGTTCCTTGAGAAAGGGAAGAAGTGAAGTAAATAGAAATTGTGAATTTCCCGACAAATTAATTGATGTTACAAAACAGCAGAAGTCTGCCTTGGAAAGTACCAGTTGCTCCAAAGATAGCAAATCGCCTATTGTTTATTTTAGGAGGAGATTTCGCAAAACATGCTTGGAATTGTCTCATACATCTGAGGGTAATCATGGATCTAGACATCCACTCGGTTCTGTTATTTCTTATGCACCTGAGGGTGATGGAAGTGGGGAATTGGAAAAACCGGATGTTCTTTCGGAAATATTGGAGCCAAGCAGGACACTGTGGTATACTGATGATGTTGGGCTGCTGAAGCTAACTTCTCCGTTGATTGAATCTGGAAAGTTTAAGGTTAATCTGAGATATCCTGTTCGTTCATTTCTGAATGACTCCTTCGGTGCAGAGAACCTGTGGTTGTTTCGTGCTTTTTGGCTGTTTCATCATGGTGCTCTGATGATAACATGGCCAAGGGTTCACCTGGAGATGCTTTTTGTTGACAATGTAGTTGGGTTGAGGTTTCTATTGTTTGAGGGTTGTTTGGAGCAGGCTTTAGCCTTTGTTTTCCTGGTATTGTCAATATTTCAACAACCTAATGAACAGAGAAGGTATGTTGAGTTGCAATTGCCAGCAACTTCAATCAGGTTTAAGTTAACATGTTCCCAACATCTTAGAAAGCAGCTTGTGTTTGCTTTCTACAACTACTCTGGAATCAAGAATTCAAAGTGGATATACCTAGACTATAAGCTAAAGCGCCATTGTTTGCTCACCAAGCAACTACCTCTATCGGAATGCACATATGATAACATTCAGACACTTCAAAATGGATCGAAGCATTCATCAGTTACAACATTTTGTGGGCAGCTCTCCCCTATCAAG GGTCTGCAGAAGAGAACCAGACAGGGTGTTAAATTCATGGGTAGTTCCAAAGAGTCTGCTTTTGTCAACATATCTCATTCTTCTTCTCGTTTCGATGAGATGTATAGAAAACTTCCTCCTCTTGCTCTTTCTTTTACTGCTGCACCTACCTTCTTTCTTAGTTTGCATCTCAAGCTGCTTATGGAGCATTGCCTGGCTCGTATCAGCTTTCAGGACCATGATTCAGTAGAAAATCCAGAAAACTCTGGATGTTTGATGGTTGACGGCTGCTCTAGCGTAGAGAAGTGTTCTAACAATGGTTCAGGAATTATTTTAGAGGAGAATCTGAAGGGTTCTGTATGTGATGCTGATGCTGCTGCTTCTGATGGATGGTTTTCCTGCTCCAAACCGGATTTGGAGGCTGATTTTTCAGTTAGCAGTAACAGGGGCTGCATAAAATCCTCCGAGCATTACCAAAATGGTAATCTTCATGTCTCTGAAAGATCTGCTGGTTCTATCTTTCCTGAAACGACTGGAACTGATGCCATTGTCCAGTTACAGGCATGGCAAAGCAACCATTTGGAGTCGGATCAATTTGATTTGTCACGAAAGCCTTTAATTGATGGAGATAAGTCTAACAcagcttcttcttcctttttgaaTGGTCTGAGTATTGAAATTCCACCATGTAACCAATTTGAGAAGTCTGTGGATGGAGAATTACATAGCATTCAGCAGCCTACAGATTTTTCTTGCAATAATGGTGGCATTGTTCCCAGCCCTAACCCCACTGCTCCCAGAAGTACATGGCATCGCAATAGAAGCAGCACATCATCTTTTGGATACCTTTCACATGGGTGGTCTGACGGGAAGGCTGACACTTTCCAGAATGGTTTCAGCAATGGGCCTAAGAAGCCACGAACTCAGGTCTCATATACATTGCCATTTGGAGGATACGACTTAAACTCAAAGCAAAAGAGCATACAAAAAGGGATTGCTAATAAGAGAATTAGGAGAGCTAATGAGAAGAGGTTATCAGATGTATGCAGAGGTCCTCCAAGGAATTTGGAGCTGTTGTCTTGTGATGCTAATGTATTAATCACAGCTGGTGACAGAGGATGGAGGGAGTGTGGGGCACAGGTTCTGTTAGAGCTTTTTGAGCGTAATGAATGGAAGCTTTCTGTGAAAATCTCCGGGATAACAAAGTATTCATATAAGGCACATCAATTTTTGCAGCCTGGTTCAACAAACCGCTTCACCCATGCAATGATGTGGAAAGGTGGCAAGGATTGGATTTTGGAGTTTCCAGATAGGAGTCAGTGGGCTCTTTTCAAGGAGATGCATGAAGAATGTTACAATCGGAACATTCGTGCTGCTTCTGTTAAAAACATTCCTATTCCTGGAGTCCGTTTAATAGAGGAGAGTGATGATAATGGAACAGAAATAGCATTTATTCGCAGTTCTTCAAAGTACTTTCGGCATGTAGGAACAGATGTTGAGATGGCTTTGGATCCATGTCGTGTCTTATATGACATGGATAGTGATGATGAGCAGTTTATTTTGAACATTGAAAATTCTTCAGAATGCATGAATGGCTGCTTAGGGAAGATCTCTGAAGAGATTTTTGAGAAGACCATGGACATGTTTGAGAAAGCTGCATTTGCTAGACAGGTGGATCAGTTCACATCAGATGAAATAGAAGAGCTCGTGGCTGGAGTTGGGCCCATGAATGTAATTAAACCTATTTATGAGCATTGGCTGCAGAAAAGGCAGAAGAATGGAATGCCCTTAATCCGACATCTCCAG cCACCGTCATGGGAAAGGTATCAGCAACAAGTGAAAGAGTGGGAGCTAGCTATGAGCAAAATCAATGCCACCATCCCAAATGGATGCCAGGAGAGAGCCGCACCAATTGAGAAGCCACCTATGTTTGCTTTTTGTCTAAAACCACGGGGTTTGGAAGTTCCCAATAAGGGTTCAAAACAGAGGTCACAAAGGAAGCTCTCAGTTACTGGGCACAACAATGCCTCCTTTGTAGAGCAGGATGGTTATCATTCTTTCG GTAGAAGATTGAATGGGTTTGCTTTTGGTGATGAAAAAGTTGTGTATCCAGGCCATAGTTACGAATATTTAGATGATTCCCCATTGGCTCAGACATCTCCTAGGGTATTTTCGCCACGGGATGCAGGTGGCATGTTGATGATCAGTGATGGGCTTGATAGGAATCCTCTCCATAAACTTCAAAGAAGTAAGTCCAAAAAGCAAGGGGCTATTATATCTTCTAATGATTCTCAGATGATGGCTATGTACAGTCATAGAATGGTAGGACATAGAAATGGGGTTCATCGGTGGAATATGGGCTTTTCTGAGTGGCCTGGTCGGCGGAATTACCAACTAGAGGGGTCCCAAAGGTTGCTTGTTGAACAGTTGGACAGTTCTGACATTGATGAGTTCAAGTTGCGTGATGCATCTGGTGCTGCTCAGCATGCACTTAACATGGCTAAGctaaaaagagagaaagctCAGAGATTGCTTTACCGGGCAGATCTTGCAATTCACAAGGCTGTGGTTGCTCTTATGACTGCTGAAGCAATTAAAGCTTCTACCGAAGACTCAAATGGTGATGGGTAG